In Arachis hypogaea cultivar Tifrunner chromosome 17, arahy.Tifrunner.gnm2.J5K5, whole genome shotgun sequence, a single window of DNA contains:
- the LOC112767204 gene encoding protein MKS1, with protein sequence MEFPDMNNNPTGRSPRRELQGPRPTPLRINKDSHKIKKPPLAPPPPQQPPSHHQPPPRQPIIIYTVSPKIIHTTPGDFMSLVQRLTGSSSSSSSSSMSMSFNNTYPSFSTSSSSAFPTSDVALVQNNDPFNVVPVETVSPAARYAATEKARSSPLGKNKMMMHQNQAIINGGSDQITSNNDVVEGLEMMMVAAERTNMFQGILSPGPASLSPIPSSFFSPMIPPSSSSDPNMVSFFHDLSPMLHNSATFVMPSPSNFVSPQTPTIDLFNYFLD encoded by the coding sequence ATGGAATTCCCAGACATGAATAATAATCCAACTGGAAgatcaccaagaagagaactTCAAGGACCAAGACCTACTCCTTTGAGAATAAACAAAGATTCTCACAAGATCAAGAAACCACCGCTTGCGCCGCCGCCACCACAACAACCACCCTCACACCACCAACCGCCTCCGCGCCAACCCATTATAATCTACACCGTCTCCCCCAAGATTATCCACACCACACCCGGTGATTTCATGAGCCTAGTTCAGCGCCTTACTGgctcttcgtcttcgtcttcgtcCTCGTCCATGTCCATGTCCTTCAATAATACTTATCCTTCTTTCTCCACGTCATCCTCCTCGGCCTTTCCGACATCTGACGTGGCACTAGTGCAAAACAACGACCCTTTCAACGTCGTCCCCGTCGAAACAGTGTCTCCGGCGGCTCGTTACGCCGCCACAGAGAAAGCTAGGTCGTCTCCATTGGGGAAGAACAAAATGATGATGCATCAAAACCAGGCAATAATCAATGGCGGCAGCGACCAAATAACATCAAATAACGACGTGGTGGAAGGTTTAGAGATGATGATGGTGGCGGCGGAGAGAACAAACATGTTTCAAGGGATATTATCGCCGGGACCAGCTTCGCTTTCTCCCATTCCTTCAAGTTTTTTTTCACCGATGAtaccaccatcttcttcttcggATCCAAACATGGTTAGCTTCTTTCATGATTTGAGCCCTATGCTTCACAACAGTGCCACTTTCGTCATGCCTAGTCCTTCAAACTTTGTTTCACCACAAACTCCAACTATAGATTTATTCAACTACTTCCTAGATTGA